The Labeo rohita strain BAU-BD-2019 chromosome 19, IGBB_LRoh.1.0, whole genome shotgun sequence genome window below encodes:
- the sostdc1b gene encoding sclerostin domain-containing protein 1b codes for MPLNTCEYQLLFLLCFLIKSCHAFKNDATEEFQGHMDASSQQTPNNASLNRARNGGRRTENRDQTEQHQVGCRELRSTKYISDGQCTSLNPVKELVCAGECLPTHLLPNWIGGGHYWSRRDAQEWRCVTERTRIQRIKLQCQDGSTRTYKITAVTSCTCKKYTRQNNESSHAPQSPSTDHPLQDPKKKKSKNKKLHSKNE; via the exons ATGCCCCTCAACACATGCGAATACCAGCTGCTTTTTCTCCTCTGTTTTCTGATAAAAAGCTGTCATGCTTTTAAAAACGATGCCACTGAAGAGTTCCAGGGGCACATGGACGCATCATCTCAACAGACTCCAAATAATGCCTCTTTAAATCGAGCGCGGAACGGAGGAAGACGAACGGAAAACCGAGACCAAACCG AACAGCACCAGGTTGGTTGCAGAGAGCTGAGGTCCACTAAATACATATCTGACGGCCAGTGCACCAGCCTGAATCCCGTTAAGGAGTTAGTGTGTGCTGGAGAATGTCTTCCCACCCACCTCTTGCCCAACTGGATCGGTGGAGGTCACTACTGGAGCAGGCGGGACGCCCAGGAGTGGCGGTGCGTCACCGAACGCACACGCATCCAGCGCATTAAACTCCAGTGCCAGGACGGCAGCACGCGCACCTACAAGATCACCGCCGTCACATCCTGCACGTGCAAAAAATACACGCGTCAAAACAACGAGTCCTCTCATGCACCCCAGAGTCCTTCGACGGATCATCCGCTGCAGGACcccaagaagaaaaaaagcaaaaataaaaagcttcatTCTAAAAACGAATAG